In one Procambarus clarkii isolate CNS0578487 chromosome 87, FALCON_Pclarkii_2.0, whole genome shotgun sequence genomic region, the following are encoded:
- the LOC123747037 gene encoding uncharacterized protein isoform X1 — MYKDSSGGGKHTTTTTVSIFTTENNYKHNHDNIHSSCYMSLYSLLQPVHITLPQLITAARWMQNLGEKPKCVHNNSIHDTISHRQVDGTMRKYQQLALTIVAIVSLVAFLFYKHEYERLRYTLEYLDTFGEAPSKGEVVRPQCGYNTHHKISTPPTDWVQVTSDLEVYSSFWDDQNGIGEPQIRTIAAVRKSIEAPSDLGSLIWFESEGTPVPGTCSVEFASERVHGQNTLEEDIGVLYILCTADDKKLMLSKTPYMIQFKVGSAEPSQPVFIHESESLKSIINKSAICILPAESPVATLKVIEFISFYNIIGVDKFSIYGPVLTPLARKLLDKYSDEVGIEYEEKLFSSSQNFKLTQPVVKRIIELDCIYRHRDTQENVLILDLNHYVMLELKATLQETLLALRGGNHHHRDVAEFHLTTQKVCLDKQHMKKGTLLLSQQVRTVGRMKEMGVAILRPHFLTASSVGGAGGGPPVSQHISAATVVVHNYSVCSSTDNHDDRLHLPTYKKFVDKLEKSLLYRKWIINH; from the exons ATGTACaaagacagtagtggtggtggtaagcataccaccaccactactgtctccATATTCACTACAGAGAACAACTACAAACACAACCATGACAACATTCACTCTTCTTGTTACATGAGCCTTTACTCACTTCTCCAGCCTGTGCACATCACACTCCCTCAACTCATTACAGCAGCCAG ATGGATGCAGAATCTCGGTGAAAAACCCAAGTGTGTGCACAACAACTCTATACATGATACCATTAGTCATCGCCAGGTTGATGGGACAATGCGTAAATATCAGCAGCTTGCTCTTACCATTGTAGCCATTGTCAGTCTTGTTGCCTTTTTGTTTtataaacatgaatatgaaagatTAAGGTACACACTTGAATATCTTGACACGTTTGGGGAAGCCCCATCTAAAGGGGAAGTTGTTAGACCACAATGTGGATACAATACTCATCACAAGATATCTACACCACCCACAGACTGGGTGCAGGTGACATCTGATCTTGAAGTCTACTCTTCATTTTGGGATGACCAAAATGGTATTGGTGAACCTCAGATTAGAACTATAGCAGCTGTACGCAAAAGTATTGAAGCTCCCTCAGACCTCGGCAGCTTGATTTGGTTTGAGTCAGAAGGAACACCTGTCCCTGGAACTTGCAGTGTTGAATTTGCATCAGAGAGAGTCCATGGACAGAACACACTTGAAGAAGATATAGGTGTTCTCTATATTTTATGCACTGCTGATGATAAAAAGCTAATGCTTAGCAAAACACCATACATGATACAATTTAAGGTAGGCTCTGCAGAACCATCACAACCTGTCTTTATACATGAGAGTGAGAGCTTGAAGAGCATCATCAACAAGTCTGCAATTTGTATTCTGCCTGCTGAGAGCCCTGTTGCTACTCTAAAAGTTATTGAATTTATCTCATTTTATAACATTATTGGGGTAGATAAATTTTCAATATATGGGCCTGTCCTTACACCCTTGGCTAGAAAGCTACTGGATAAGTACAGTGATGAGGTAGGTATTGAATATGAAGAAAAGCTCTTTAGTTCCTCACAAAATTTTAAGCTTACTCAGCCTGTGGTAAAGAGAATTATTGAACTTGACTGTATTTACCGCCATAGGGACACTCAGGAAAATGTTTTGATACTTGATTTAAACCATTATGTTATGCTTGAGCTCAAAGCCACTCTGCAAGAAACCCTTCTGGCCCTAAGGGGTGGCAACCATCATCATCGGGATGTGGCAGAATTTCACCTGACCACCCAGAAGGTGTGTTTAGATAAGCAGCACATGAAGAAAGGTACCTTACTTTTATCACAGCAAGTACGAACAGTGGGACGCATGAAGgaaatgggagtagcaatcttacgGCCTCACTTTTTAACAGCATCATCAGTTGGTGGTGCGGGTGGTGGTCCTCCAgtcagtcaacatatttctgcTGCTACAGTAGTAGTTCATAATTACTCTGTTTGCTCCTCTACGGATAATCATGATGACAGACTCCATCTTCCTACATACAAAAAATTTGTGGATAAATTAGAAAAATCCCTCTTGTACAGGAAGTGGATAATTAACCACTAA
- the LOC123747037 gene encoding uncharacterized protein isoform X2, whose translation MQNLGEKPKCVHNNSIHDTISHRQVDGTMRKYQQLALTIVAIVSLVAFLFYKHEYERLRYTLEYLDTFGEAPSKGEVVRPQCGYNTHHKISTPPTDWVQVTSDLEVYSSFWDDQNGIGEPQIRTIAAVRKSIEAPSDLGSLIWFESEGTPVPGTCSVEFASERVHGQNTLEEDIGVLYILCTADDKKLMLSKTPYMIQFKVGSAEPSQPVFIHESESLKSIINKSAICILPAESPVATLKVIEFISFYNIIGVDKFSIYGPVLTPLARKLLDKYSDEVGIEYEEKLFSSSQNFKLTQPVVKRIIELDCIYRHRDTQENVLILDLNHYVMLELKATLQETLLALRGGNHHHRDVAEFHLTTQKVCLDKQHMKKGTLLLSQQVRTVGRMKEMGVAILRPHFLTASSVGGAGGGPPVSQHISAATVVVHNYSVCSSTDNHDDRLHLPTYKKFVDKLEKSLLYRKWIINH comes from the coding sequence ATGCAGAATCTCGGTGAAAAACCCAAGTGTGTGCACAACAACTCTATACATGATACCATTAGTCATCGCCAGGTTGATGGGACAATGCGTAAATATCAGCAGCTTGCTCTTACCATTGTAGCCATTGTCAGTCTTGTTGCCTTTTTGTTTtataaacatgaatatgaaagatTAAGGTACACACTTGAATATCTTGACACGTTTGGGGAAGCCCCATCTAAAGGGGAAGTTGTTAGACCACAATGTGGATACAATACTCATCACAAGATATCTACACCACCCACAGACTGGGTGCAGGTGACATCTGATCTTGAAGTCTACTCTTCATTTTGGGATGACCAAAATGGTATTGGTGAACCTCAGATTAGAACTATAGCAGCTGTACGCAAAAGTATTGAAGCTCCCTCAGACCTCGGCAGCTTGATTTGGTTTGAGTCAGAAGGAACACCTGTCCCTGGAACTTGCAGTGTTGAATTTGCATCAGAGAGAGTCCATGGACAGAACACACTTGAAGAAGATATAGGTGTTCTCTATATTTTATGCACTGCTGATGATAAAAAGCTAATGCTTAGCAAAACACCATACATGATACAATTTAAGGTAGGCTCTGCAGAACCATCACAACCTGTCTTTATACATGAGAGTGAGAGCTTGAAGAGCATCATCAACAAGTCTGCAATTTGTATTCTGCCTGCTGAGAGCCCTGTTGCTACTCTAAAAGTTATTGAATTTATCTCATTTTATAACATTATTGGGGTAGATAAATTTTCAATATATGGGCCTGTCCTTACACCCTTGGCTAGAAAGCTACTGGATAAGTACAGTGATGAGGTAGGTATTGAATATGAAGAAAAGCTCTTTAGTTCCTCACAAAATTTTAAGCTTACTCAGCCTGTGGTAAAGAGAATTATTGAACTTGACTGTATTTACCGCCATAGGGACACTCAGGAAAATGTTTTGATACTTGATTTAAACCATTATGTTATGCTTGAGCTCAAAGCCACTCTGCAAGAAACCCTTCTGGCCCTAAGGGGTGGCAACCATCATCATCGGGATGTGGCAGAATTTCACCTGACCACCCAGAAGGTGTGTTTAGATAAGCAGCACATGAAGAAAGGTACCTTACTTTTATCACAGCAAGTACGAACAGTGGGACGCATGAAGgaaatgggagtagcaatcttacgGCCTCACTTTTTAACAGCATCATCAGTTGGTGGTGCGGGTGGTGGTCCTCCAgtcagtcaacatatttctgcTGCTACAGTAGTAGTTCATAATTACTCTGTTTGCTCCTCTACGGATAATCATGATGACAGACTCCATCTTCCTACATACAAAAAATTTGTGGATAAATTAGAAAAATCCCTCTTGTACAGGAAGTGGATAATTAACCACTAA
- the LOC123747035 gene encoding protein XRP2 — MGCLQSTGGGADGEASHQPHPKAYSWDKKEKINPADFTIENVSDKEVGRLPGSIKGQQFIIQNCQASQIYLLDHINTITIDDCSDCTIFVGPTTGSLFLRDCQDCVVMAACGQFRTRDCCKMEIFLLCQTQPIIEASTKMKFGCFQAFYPQLKDQFTGAGISVFNNNWSNIHDFTPVDGETNWSCFHQAAALSASFKLPEGEQFKSVGLNLDTELSVVPYTLGSPEYSAREAALVIIFFDESQHQRAMEFITSLKTRSADCKIQHSREVKMEVADAQRVFLTSEYNSAINRGAVIAFLCLGDDITEMCSKIGVEMNAASSNKAVYITPDSSTSRQQIDAFFSYAFMTMSM, encoded by the exons ATGGGGTGTCTGCAGAGCACTGGCGGCGGCGCTGACGGCGAGGCTAGCCACCAACCCCACCCCAAGGCCTACTCCTG ggataaaaaagaaaaaataaaccCTGCAGACTTTACAATTGAAAATGTTAGCGATAAAGAAGTTGGGCGACTCCCTGGCTCAATCAAAGGACAACAGTTTATTATCCAGAATTGCCAGGCTTCACAGATATACCTTTTGGACCACATCAACACCATAACTATTGATGACTGCTCTGATTGTACCATATTTGTTGGTCCTACAACTGGAAG CCTGTTCCTGCGTGACTGTCAAgactgtgttgtgatggctgcctGTGGACAGTTCCGAACACGGGACTGTTGCAAGATGGAAATATTCCTGCTGTGTCAGACACAACCTATTATTGAAGCCTCTACAAAGATGAAGTTTGGATGTTTCCAGGCATTCTACCCACAGCTTAAAG ATCAGTTCACTGGTGCTGGCATCAGTGTCTTCAACAATAATTGGTCCAATATTCATGACTTTACACCAGTGGATGGAGAGACAAACTGGTCTTGTTTTCATCAGGCAGCAGCTCTGTCAGCATCATTCAAGTTGCCGGAGGGAGAGCAGTTTAAGAG TGTTGGTTTGAACCTGGACACTGAACTCAGTGTTGTTCCATATACTTTGGGATCTCCTGAGTATTCAGCTCGAGAGGCTGCTCTTGTAATCATCTTCTTTGACGAATCTCAACATCAGAGAGCAATGGAGTTCATCACTTCTTTAAAAACCCGATCT GCTGATTGTAAGATCCAGCACAGTCGAGAAGTGAAGATGGAAGTGGCAGATGCTCAACGAGTGTTTTTAACTTCAGAATACAACAGTGCTATTAATCGTGGAGCTGTAATTGCTTTTCTGTGCCTTGGTGATGACATAACAGAAATGTGTTCAAAA ATTGGAGTAGAAATGAATGCCGCTTCGAGTAACAAGGCTGTTTACATAACTCCTGACTCAAGTACCAGCAGGCAACAGATTGATGCCTTCTTTTCATATGCCTTTATGACCATGTcaatgtaa